The following are encoded together in the Kwoniella europaea PYCC6329 chromosome 1, complete sequence genome:
- a CDS encoding ribose-5-phosphate isomerase, with translation MPTPAAEQLKAKLSSGAAAEMKATNPAFIPPTQPLTPGNQLPTSVPLPVLPAVESAKRLAAFAAVDRHIGLQHKVIGIGSGSTVPYVVDRIVAQGYQANKDRVFLPTGFQSKELIIKAGLTLGDVDQYARIDVTIDGADEVDNDLNSIKGGGACQLREKVLAEAADTWVIVADYRKNSHILGTTWTQGIPIEVAPFAYAKVLTNLSHMGSPHKLPNGKPGLSLRMGKMKAGPVVSDNGNFIIDAPFPEEMMKDPLDLLHRIKMLTGVVEVGLFCNMAKAAYFGNEDGTVLIRSNDGSVDKISSVPNTPELKAQSDGAAIP, from the exons ATGCCTACTCCAGCAGCGGAACAGTTGAAAGCCAAGTTATCGAGTGGTGCCGCAGCTGAGATGAAAGCTACCAACCCAGCT TTCATCCCACCTACTCAACCTCTAACACCAGGTAATCAACTCCCCACATCTGTTCCACTCCCCGTTTTACCCGCCGTAGAATCAGCCAAGAGATTGGCAGCTTTCGCAGCTGTAGATAGACATATCGGCTTACAACATAAG GTAATCGGTataggatcaggatcaactGTTCCATATGTAGTAGATCGTATAGTAGCTCAAGGGTATCAAGCCAACAAAGATAGAGTCTTCTTACCTACTGGTTTTCAATCAAAGGAATTGATCATCAAAGCTGGACTTACTTTGGGGGACGTAGATCAATATGCTAGGATTGATGTGACGATTGATGGAGctgatga AGTTGACAACGACCTCAACTCCATCAAGGGCGGTGGAGCCTGTCAACTCCGTGAGAAAGTACTGGCGGAAGCGGCAGATACTTGGGTGATCGTTGCGGATTATAGGAAAAACTCACATATATTAGGTACGACA TGGACTCAAGGTATACCAATAGAAGTAGCACCTTTCGCCTACGCCAAAGTCCTTACCAACCTCTCTCACATGGGTTCACCCCACAAATTACCAAATGGTAAACCCGGATTGAGTCtgagaatgggaaagatgaaagcCGGTCCGGTAGTATCGGATAATGGTAATTTCATTATCGATGCTCCTTTCCCagaagaaatgatgaaagatcCTCTTGAT TTATTGCACCGAATAAAAATGTTAACTGgagtggtggaagtgggttTGTTCTGTAATATGGCTAAAGCTGCTTACTTTGgtaatgag GACGGTACAGTATTGATTCGATCAAATGACGGTTCGGTCGACAAGATCAGTTCGGTACCTAATACACCGGAATTGAAAGCTCAATCTGACGGTGCCGCTATTCCTTGA